The following coding sequences are from one Gimesia chilikensis window:
- a CDS encoding sialidase family protein, with product MRELRPVNVFRNVLPLFLVCFGMTASAHANPPENTTADQPGLVKQEFVYTDASFPSCHASTIVETPKGLVCAFFGGTHEKNPDVEIWVCRNEGDGWTAPVSVADGVESDSKRYPCWNPVLFQTKPGTLLLFYKVGPNPSEWWGMLKISHDNGKTWGPAKRLPDGFVGPVKNKPFLLADGTLLCPASTEHNGWQLQMEWTPDLGKTWHRTGPLNDGHKIGAIQPSVLKYGDKLQILCRSRQGKIVEAWSEDNGRSWGEVTMTSLPNPNSGTDAVTLKDGRALLVYNPTKKGRSPLHVAVSEDGKHWSTALVLEDQKGEYSYPAVIQTDDGKVHITYTWKRDLVKHVVLDPSQLKLKAID from the coding sequence ATGAGAGAGTTACGACCTGTGAACGTATTCCGCAACGTGTTGCCTCTGTTTCTCGTCTGTTTCGGCATGACCGCATCCGCCCACGCCAACCCGCCCGAAAACACCACCGCCGACCAGCCCGGCCTGGTGAAACAGGAGTTCGTGTATACCGATGCGTCGTTCCCTTCCTGCCATGCCTCGACGATTGTGGAGACACCCAAAGGCCTGGTGTGTGCTTTCTTCGGCGGCACGCATGAGAAGAACCCGGATGTAGAGATCTGGGTGTGCCGCAACGAGGGTGATGGCTGGACGGCTCCCGTGAGTGTCGCGGATGGCGTGGAGAGTGACTCGAAGCGGTATCCCTGCTGGAATCCGGTGCTGTTTCAGACAAAACCGGGCACACTGCTGCTGTTTTACAAGGTCGGTCCTAATCCGAGTGAATGGTGGGGCATGCTGAAAATCTCCCACGACAACGGCAAAACCTGGGGGCCTGCAAAACGGCTGCCGGACGGCTTTGTCGGTCCTGTTAAAAATAAACCGTTCCTGCTGGCCGACGGCACTTTGCTCTGTCCCGCGAGTACCGAACACAACGGCTGGCAGTTGCAGATGGAGTGGACTCCCGATCTCGGTAAGACCTGGCATCGGACCGGTCCGTTGAACGACGGGCACAAAATCGGTGCGATTCAGCCCTCCGTCCTCAAATATGGCGACAAGCTGCAGATTCTCTGTCGGAGCCGCCAGGGGAAGATCGTCGAAGCCTGGTCGGAAGACAATGGCCGTTCGTGGGGTGAAGTCACGATGACCTCGCTGCCCAACCCGAACAGCGGCACCGACGCGGTTACCCTGAAAGATGGTCGTGCATTGCTGGTTTATAACCCAACGAAGAAAGGCCGCAGCCCGCTGCATGTGGCGGTTTCGGAAGACGGTAAACACTGGTCGACGGCCCTGGTGCTGGAAGATCAGAAGGGGGAATACTCTTACCCGGCTGTGATTCAGACCGACGACGGTAAGGTGCACATCACCTACACCTGGAAGCGGGATCTGGTCAAGCATGTGGTGCTGGACCCCAGTCAGCTCAAACTCAAGGCGATCGACTGA